The DNA segment AGCAAGATTGTGGGTAGAGGCGATACTGGAGGATAAGGAACCTTTGGTTAAGCCCGAGCAAGCGCTTGTAGTTACCGAGATTTTGGAAGCGATCTACACTTCTGCGAGAACTGGAAAAACGGTATATTTTGACTAATTAAAAAAGGGTTAAGGAGGATTATCCATGAAATTAGGTGTATTTCTCGTTTTGTTTGGCGGACGGCCATTGGAAGAAGCGCTGGATTTGGCGGCAGCTCAAGGACTAAAGGCCGTGGAAATTGGCACGGGCGGGCATCCCGGTAAATCTCACTGTGACCCGGATGTGCTGCTGGAAGACAAGGCAGCTCTGGAGCGCTTCAAGAAAGCGGTAGAATCCCGTGGAATGATGATCAGTGCGCTGAGCTGTCACGGCAATCCGCTGCATCCGCAGAAGGCGATTGCTAAGGAATTTCATGATGCTTTCGTGAAGACGGTACAGCTGGCGGAGCGTCTCGAGGTTCCGGTTGTAAATACATTCTCAGGCTGCCCTGGCGACCACGAGGATGCGAAGTATCCAAACTGGCCGGTAGCTCCTTGGCCAAACGACTTCCAGGAGGTGCTGACCTGGCAGTGGGACAACAAGATCATTCCATATTGGACAGAGTGGGGAAAATATGCTGCTGACCGCAATGTAAAAATCGGCTTGGAGCTTCACGGCGGATTTTCCGTTCACACTCCGGCTACTCTGCTCAGACTGCGTGAAGCCGCGGGTGAAGTTATCGGAGCTAATCTGGATCCAAGCCATATGTGGTGGCAAGGAATTGATCCTGTACAGGCGATTTCTATTCTGGGCCGAGCGGGAGCGATTCACCATTTCCATGCCAAGGATACGTCCC comes from the Paenibacillus lentus genome and includes:
- a CDS encoding sugar phosphate isomerase/epimerase family protein — translated: MKLGVFLVLFGGRPLEEALDLAAAQGLKAVEIGTGGHPGKSHCDPDVLLEDKAALERFKKAVESRGMMISALSCHGNPLHPQKAIAKEFHDAFVKTVQLAERLEVPVVNTFSGCPGDHEDAKYPNWPVAPWPNDFQEVLTWQWDNKIIPYWTEWGKYAADRNVKIGLELHGGFSVHTPATLLRLREAAGEVIGANLDPSHMWWQGIDPVQAISILGRAGAIHHFHAKDTSLDPVNVNMHGITDMQPYTAMMDRAWQFRTVGYGHDLKTWSDIISALRLVGYDYVISIEHEDGLMSIEEGLSKAVRNLQGIIIEDSAADMWWV